The nucleotide window AAAACTTTGTACAGTCAGCGGGAATGGAGATATACAATAACGCCAGCTGGTACCTGCCAGATCCTCAATCTTGAGGAAGGTTGGCCCTGGATAAGTAGTTATTAtcctcatcaatcaaatcaataGTAGAAATTTAATGCAAAAGAATTAGCCTCTCCACAATGAACAtatatccaagccagtgaaaaTAGGTATTTCGTCAGAACTAGCATGTGATGTATCACCTGTATTTCCCGATTTGCACTTTACTCATGCTGCTCTCCAACCTCTGTATGCTTGCAGCAACCCGACCAATGTTTGGTTTTGAGTCAACGCTGTAATCATCGCTGCTGTCGACACTTCCAATGTTAGTCTGTGCATCGGTGTTCTTGGCATCACTGTTTGCAACAATTCCAGTGTTGGATTTCACATTAGCATTGATGGTGTTATTGCTCTTAGCACTGGTGTCATTGCTCTTAGCACTTCCGCTGATCGGTTTTATGTCCATACACTTGGCATTATCAGCACTGCTAACAATTCTAGTGCTAGGTTTCATATCTGATGAGTTCCGAGCATCATTGTTAGCAGGGCTTCCAGTGTTGCATTGTGCATCAAAGTTCTTGATATAAGAATTAACAACACTTCTAATGCTGCGCTTCACATCTTTGTTGACAACACTGGAAGTGGTGGTGTCCACATTACTGCTCTTGTCATCTCTACTGGAGATGTTATCAGAGTTGGGCTTTATATTGACAGTTTTGGCATTTCTATCAGTGATGTTACCAGTATCCAGCTTTGCATTAGAGCTTTTGGCATCACTGATGATGATGCTTCCAATGTGGGGCTTCATATCAGAAGTCTTGGCATCTCTATTAGTGATGGATCCAATGTTCGGATTTACATCAACATTTTTGGCAAGTCCGTTCGCAATGCTTCCAGTATTGGGCTGTACATCAGTGTTCATGGAAGCATTGCTGGTAATGCTTCTGGTGTTGTATTTTGCATCAGCAGTCTTATCACAAGTTCCAGTGGGGCCGCCTTTTTTGCTCGTCAAATCAATATTTGTACAGTCACCACTGGTGATACTCCCTGTGCTTTGGGCCAGATCAATGTTCTTGGCATCATTATTGTTAAGAGGCCCACAAGTTTTATCCTCGTTATATCGAAGCCATGGATGCTTTAGGCAGTCTAAAGCTGTTGGCCTCTTCTCTGGTGCAAAGTCGAGTAAAGGGCAAAGAAAACTGGCAAATTCCCGGGCATCAGATTCAGAAATTTTGTATTTGTCAACAAGGACacgttcaatggatgacaatttCAGCCTTCTTATCCGCTTCAGATCTCCATGGCGGTCAAAATATTCCTTTGGTCGTGTTCCCATGGTTGCAATCTGAATTCATTTGGAAAATTGTACAGGTAGTTCCATCATTAAAGGAATGCTTGATATTTCAGAAACAAAGAATTGAACTGCAAAAGGAATGCTGGGCTaaccttcttcggcatcttgccAAGTAGTTCCATCATTAAAGCCAAGTGATCCTGCAGACAACCTTCAGTCCTCAATAAAAGTAACTAAAGGGCTAAAAGATAATAATCAACTAGAGTTTGCAAGGTTTAGCTTTCATGCTCTCAGTGCTCATGATAATGTCAATATGCCAAATGTAACTGAAGTTTCAATGTCTATTGGAAGTTGGAACTGGCATTTCAGAATATTGTCGATTAATCTAATATTCAAAGTCGAGAACATTAGCAGTTTTTTATCATGAAGGCTGAAAGGAAAACCATTCCCCTGATATTTTTTGGGTGCACATATTATTTGTTGTAGCTATTCGAGGTAAACAGGATTACAGGAGTAATGGAAAAAAAATTGTCCAGCTCCAAATTCTAATGCTAAGCATATTCATGTTGACTATGGTTGTTTTCTGAGTTTGGACATACTTCTTTGTGTCCATGTCAGTGCTTACTTTTTCACTTCATTAAATTGGATAAGTCTATAGTGGGATTACGGGCATGCACTGCGTAATTGAAGCCAACTCAAAGATGAACGAAATAGCTAGGCTCATGAGGAATGCAATATATACCTCATCTTCACTGTATCCATGGCCTTCCTTGGGTGTAAATAGCATTTCTCCTGTTGCGAGCTCAAAAGCGATACACGCAAATGACCACATGTCAACAGAAAACGAGTATCCTGCACCTAGAATGATCTCTGGCGCCCGATACTGCCTTGTCTGAATAAAATCTGTAAATTGCTTGTCGGCCCAGCAAGCATTCCCAAAGTCCACAATCTTGCATGTAAGATCAATTCCATCCAAGCTCCTTTCTGAGCGCGAAGATTCCACAGCTGATTTTCTTTTCTCAGCAAGTTTTGCAAGCACCCTCCTTGCTCTCATCTTTAGCTTC belongs to Miscanthus floridulus cultivar M001 chromosome 4, ASM1932011v1, whole genome shotgun sequence and includes:
- the LOC136552326 gene encoding uncharacterized protein, translating into MSRVASLSPSLSGDEVEVEEEEEDEGVDGYRKGGYHAVRPGDQFAAGRYVAQRKLGWGNFSTVWLAFDVQSQRYVALKIQKSAPEFAQAALHEIEFLSEITKRDPSNCKCIIQLVDHFKHAGPNGQHICLVFELLGDSLLKLVQYNHYKGIGLDRVRQICRSILVGLDYLHNELGIIHSDLKLENVLLVSTIDPSKDPIRSGLKPNLERPEGNPNGEAGLNAIEKKLKMRARRVLAKLAEKRKSAVESSRSERSLDGIDLTCKIVDFGNACWADKQFTDFIQTRQYRAPEIILGAGYSFSVDMWSFACIAFELATGEMLFTPKEGHGYSEDEDHLALMMELLGKMPKKIATMGTRPKEYFDRHGDLKRIRRLKLSSIERVLVDKYKISESDAREFASFLCPLLDFAPEKRPTALDCLKHPWLRYNEDKTCGPLNNNDAKNIDLAQSTGSITSGDCTNIDLTSKKGGPTGTCDKTADAKYNTRSITSNASMNTDVQPNTGSIANGLAKNVDVNPNIGSITNRDAKTSDMKPHIGSIIISDAKSSNAKLDTGNITDRNAKTVNIKPNSDNISSRDDKSSNVDTTTSSVVNKDVKRSIRSVVNSYIKNFDAQCNTGSPANNDARNSSDMKPSTRIVSSADNAKCMDIKPISGSAKSNDTSAKSNNTINANVKSNTGIVANSDAKNTDAQTNIGSVDSSDDYSVDSKPNIGRVAASIQRLESSMSKVQIGKYRANLPQD